Below is a window of Rhipicephalus sanguineus isolate Rsan-2018 chromosome 9, BIME_Rsan_1.4, whole genome shotgun sequence DNA.
ATGTCTTCACAGGACTGGGGGAGCTCAAGGACTACGAGTACGAGATAAAACTCAAGCCCGGCGCCGTGGGTGTCGTCGTACCGGCTCGGAGAATCCCCGTGGCCCTGGAGGACAAGATAGGGCGGAACTTCAGCGTATGGAGGATCAAGGCGTCATAAGAAAGGTAACTGAGCCTACAGAATGGTCCAGCCACATGGTTACCGTTGTTAAAGGAGACAAAGTTCGAATTTGCCTAGACCCAACATCGCTCAATCAAGCCATTCTCCGGGAAAACTATCCCATGCCAACGTTGGATGATGTCGCTCCTAGGCTTGCCGGTGCAAAATTCTTTTCCACGCTTGATGCGGCATCAGGGTTTTGGCAAATTCGGCTTAGCGAATCGAGCTCCAAACGTTGCACCATGAGCACTCCCTATGGTCGCTATCGGTTCCTTCGGATGCCGTTTGGAATAGCTTCGGCCCCCGAAATTTTCCGAGCAGCAATGCACCGCGTTTTGGAAGGCTTGTCCGGTGTGGCGGTTGTGATGGATGACATATTAGTATGGGGCAGAACTAAAGACGAGCACGACCGCAGCCTAAAACTTGTGTTGTCCCGTTGTCAACAGCACAACCTTCGACTTAACACCAAGAAGAGTGCGTTTCTGCAGCCAGAGGTCCGGTATCTAGGACACATCCTCACTACAGAAGGCCTACGCCTTGATTCGGAGAGGGTACAAGACATACTGGGAATGCCTGAACCGACGAACAAGAAAGAACTGCAAGTATTTCTTGGCACGATGATTACGTGCAGCGATTCATTCCCAACATGTCAGAGGTAACCGCTCCGCTTCGAACACTGTTACGTAAAGATATTGCATGGGTTTGGACAGAGGCGCAACAAAAGAGTTTTGAGACCTTGCGTCAATCTTTGACGAAAGCACCCGTTTTGGCTTTCTTCAACCCCAGAAAGCTTTTCATTCTCTCGGTCGACGCAAGCCAATTAGGAGTCGGCGCAGTTCTAATGCAAGACGGACGCCCCATTGCTTTTTCGTCTCGGTCGCTCACTGAGGCgcaacaaaactatgcacaaatCGAGAAGGAAATGCTGGCGATAGTGCATGGTTGCACGAAGTTTCATGACTATGTTTTTGGTCAAGCAGAAGTGATTGTAGAGACCGACCACAGGCCTTTAGTACCGATACTTAGCAAGCCACTGCATCAGTGTCCCCTCCGCTTGCAACGCATGAGGCTGACCCTGCAGCGCTATCCGATCAAACGGGTGTATAAGCCAGGCAAAGAACTTTTTCTTGCGGATGCTTTGTCGCGTTTCTCGAGTAAAGTGAGCATGTGCGAGGAAGCTGCGCAGTTTCAAGTAAATATGCTGGAATTTGTTTCAGCCTCGGAAGCCCGTCTAAAAAGTATTCTCGCAGCAACGAACAACGATGCCGTTCTCTCCAAGCTGCGGGAATATGCGCTGACCAGTTGGCCTGACAACAAGCACGAGGTTCCAGAAGCCATCCGCCCCTACTGGTCTTATCAGGAGGAAATACACACACAAGACGGGCTTCTATTCCGCAGCAACAAGGTGATCATACCAAGTTCGATGAAAGCAGAAATATTGGCTCTTTTGCACGTCGCACATCCCGGAGCCGATAAAATGAAAGCGCGGGCACGAAGCGTCATATTCTGGCCCTGCCTGGCAAGCGACATAGAGCAATTTTGCCGAAATTGCAAAATGTGCCAAAAGCATCAGCCACGAAACGCAAAGATGCCGCTTTTGAGCCATGAGATTCCAAACCTGCCCTGGGAAGCGGTAGGAATGGACTTATTCTTTTACGGGGGCCGACAGTTTGCCATTATTGTCGATTTCTATTCCTTCTTTTTTGAGATTAAGGAATTTCGCCATACCACTGCTAATCAGCTGAAGTCCTGGTGCACAGAACTTTTTTCGGTTCATGGATTACCGCTTAAACTGTGCAGCGATAACGGGCCGCCATTTAACAGCACAGAATTCAAAGACTTTTTATATAGGCTCGGCATTCCCCCCGTAACGTCAAGCCCATATCATCCACGCTCAAATGGTATGACGGAGAGGGCCGTGCAAGAAGCCAAAAAACTATTAAAAAAGTGCTCTCTCAAAACGCCGGATTTCCACAAGGCTCTGCTTGAATGGCGTAATACACCGCGAGATTCTATTTTGAAATCCCCTGTGCAGAGACTGATGGGAAGGCAGACGAGGACCCTGCTGCCTGTACCCGCAAGCCACCTGGTGCCGGAGACTGTGCCCAACCGAGCCGTCCATAACCGTCTCCAGGAAATTCGCCAACGCCAGaggatctactacaatcgccgcTCCAGGAACCTGCCACCCCTGTCACCTGGCCAGAGGGTGACTACATACGATACCCACGAAAGGACCTGGACACCTGCGGTCTTTCTGAGGCCAGCTGAGACGCCGCGCTCCGTGGTGGTGAAGACTGAGGAGGGCCAGGAAATTAGACGTACTCGCGAGCATCTGCGAGACGCACCTACACATACCGAAGAGAGTCCTCGTGACGGGTCCGAACGACTAGAAGACGCCCAGCCCGCTCAAGAGCTACGTAGAAGCACAAGGACACGCCGGGAGCCCTCCCGCTACCCACAACCAGAAAGAGCTGTGTAATTAACTTCTTCCCCAAGAAAAGGGAGATGTAGCATGGCTGAGTAACTCTGACGTAACCAGCCATTTCGTTAAAATCACGTCACCTGCTACGTCACCATTCTTTCCTATATCTACTTCGTTTCAACCGCAATAAACGTTGTTCATCACCCGACTGCTGGCCCGCTTACAGGCGAGTCTGCCGAAAAAAGTGTTTTCTATCGTATGGtcaagaaaaaagtttactcgcttttaaacgcacgtcgtactccacgctctttatttgtgcggggcattttccgaatatttccgaCGGACCGATGGCACTGTACAGTTGTTATCtgacgcagtaaacgtgattagcggcatacATGTCGCCACGCCGatgcgaactacttcgtttgaggTATTCCTGGAAGTTTGCTATTCGTCCGTAGCTGCAAAAAAGCAAGCGGAGCTCGTTTTGCGttgccattttcacgcatcgacgttcaccGCACACAACTTAGAGCTACGCGCCCTGAAGGGAGCAGGATCAAAATGCGCTAAGTGGCCACATTGGCGCTGCGCAttcggagagcggtggcgccatctactgGTCGGCACGAGGCCTATAGACAGTCAGTCACCTGGGGCGCATCCCCGCTTACTGCGGGACGTAGCACGCGAGCATGTGCCAGACGTTACCGCTGGACAGGgtgtcatgacgtacgcggcCGGCAACTCAAATTGTGTCACGACCTGTGAATCATGTTCGCCATGCACTCCTGTCCTCCTCGGCCAACACTGGCATATGTCAAGCTAAGGAGAGGACCACAAGAATGCctagatgtagatagatagatagatagatagatagatagatagatagatagatagatagatagatagatagatagatagatagatagatagatagatagatagatagatagatagatagatagaaacggtcaatgtgcctttggttcgctaagaaaagctTCCTTTTTATAACTTATCTGcgtgcaagttaatcgacggttggttcAAGCATGCGCCACCGCTACTATTGACGTGCCAGGCCTCAGCCTAAACAAGTTTCTTCATTCCTGCGCCTGTAAAAACTATCAAaatttggcgtgcatttacacgctcggcaatgtaaagatagtTTATATGTTGAGCCTGCGGTTAGCGAGGTCTTTGCTCAATTAATACCTGAGTAacgcagcggcccgtctgtccaacGTGGAAGCTCCCCCAGCTGAAAGGAATATGATGCACTACACCTGTACGACAATTAGTAGCTGTGTTGGTATGTTatacgaaacaaatgtcagtgCGCTTCTTGTCTATTACCAGCTCCTTCTTTATCAGCGCGCCGGAGCATACCTTACTTAGCTCATTGGCCACTATAAACACAACAGTAATGCCGTACCTACTTCCCACTTGTTTTTGTCTCTGAGATATGCTATTATTGTATGGGATACCTGCGACACGCTCgttactattgctttctgcaaccatacTCAGACTTAACAAAATCGACTTATTTAAACATTCATTGGCAGTAGCCACTGCAACGCTTGGAAAACCTACATCTAAACGAAGCCTTTGCGTTCAAGCTGGCACTCCTATTGTGCTCACAAGACTTGGTGAGAAATGTCTTCGAACATGACATGGCTATATAATTTTTCACAACCTTGGAATGTTTTGACGAGAAGTTTTACAGCGCCTTTGAGGGTCTAGGAGAACACTGACAGCATCCGTGAGCCTTATGAAAGATTAAGGAAATGTCTAAAAATTGCATTGCATCAATCTGAGGCATTTCTTTCGCAATGTTCAGCCCTCCGACATGTATTTTATTATTGAGGTAACCACGGATTGAATATCGTCACCACTACAAAATATCAAGTAATCATTCACATAGCGAAAAACCTTAATATAATCACCTAAGGCGCCCACTAAacgtttgtcaatcttgctaagctACACATCAGTGGCCCCTGTCGATGAACGCTTAAAGAAGTCAgttttgttaagtccgagcatggctgCAGAAAACAATATTAACAAGCGTATCGTAGGTAATCCATGCATTCATTGAGTATGAAAGAGACGAAAGAAAGTGGGAGGTAGatgcggcgttaatgttgtttttacggctacCAACAAGCCAGGTAAGATATGCTCCACCGTGCAGGGAAAGAACGAGTGGGTGACAGACAATATGCGTACTGCAATATTTTCGCGAAACATGCCAACAAATTACTGTTTACCGtgcaagtgtggtgtataaggttccttttagatgCAACCGCTTCTACAatacataggccagacgggtcgCTATATTAACCAGAAGTTAATGGAGCATGAGTTACTGCTAACCGGAAGGTCACCACCTAATATATCATTGcgttgtcgagagtgtaaatgcacgccgaaattaaatgaatgcgcagttttataCAGGCATAGGGGCGAAGAAGCGCGTATAATGTTTGAGGCCTGGCATACGTGTAATAGCGGTAGTGCAGGCGTGAGCCTAGCGTCAATTAAATTGCATAATAACAATTGAAATGCCTGAATAGTTATTGCTCACGCAGACCATTACGCGTGCCGTATTGATAGGTATTGCCCTTTGCCTGCGCATGAGCAGATATGTTTtatgtctaccttcttttccaccGCTTTGTGCACTTTTCAGTTTTTAGTCGGTGTTTGTCATTTCTTGACTTCTATCCTGTGTCCATATTTGCAAGCCCACTCTTTTTACCATAAATACCTACCAACTAACTCAACTCTGTGTTATTCAAACAAGGACAACTACGTAATGGTCGTTCAACGCTGTCTGAAACACTCTCTCTGAAAATTGATTTGTCGTGACTTCCAAAGGCAGAGCTGTTAGAGGGCAAGGAGGATCAGAATATCATAAATCAGTAAATAATAACGAAAACGCTGCACAACACTGAACTACCTACTGAGCTTGTCATCATTACAGTTCACTGTGCTGTGCTCCAGAGTCCCTGGAAACAGgctattcgaaaaatttttgcccgTCATCGTTTAACTTGTTTTTGACCTTACCGTTACTAGGTCTAataaatcttttttttatttcgaaaactTGCTCTTACGATTCGTAATTCGCGGTATCAAGTATACACATGTAAATTCGCAAATTCGCTTTATGTTTAAAGTATAACACTGTACGGTGAAATGGTCTGTCAATCCAGAGTTCCTAGATATGCAGTTGAATGCGCAGATTGCTTTCGAGATATGAGCATTGGTGAGAGGCTATGTTCGTGGGAGCCAAGCGCTAAAGTAGAAAAGGAGGAAAGTCTTAGTGGAGAAAATGGGGTACGATATGAGAGTTGGGGTTGCTCTGTTGTGCCAGGATCTTGCGCATCATGTGACTTGTGCGCTTGACAAAAAGTAAATTttcagttgatgtttagcgctatgtcctgtctgtttctttacCTTGTCCGTCTAGGCAAGCTAAGTAGCGCACACTCCTGTTTCCTCTGGTTTGCTTTGCTATTGCTGACAACGGCGCTATGTGTTTAATGGTATAGCCGCATGTCTAACTGCGTACTACGTCACCAGAGACAACAGAGTACCCTTGTCACGGAGCATATTGAAGCAGTTCCAACAACCGAACGTATGCTTCAAATGACGTTCGATATTCATTACTACGCAAAAGAAATTCAACTTCCATTTCGCCTTCATGTTCTGACGCCCCCTCATTTCTAATTCCCAAACAGAACTCCTACACATTGGGATCTCGGATGGCCGACGCTCTGGCCTGTTATCACCGGCTTCCTGCCCCTGGGGCTCCTATTGCTCGACAATGGTAACCAGTGCCACGTGAGAAACATTTTTGTGGATACCTTTAAATACATGATTCCAGGTCGCGTCACCCTTGACGCCTACGATATGCTACCCGTGCAAAAGACATTCGCCAGCTGGTTGCCTTGGCGACGGCGAAAGAACTACGATGGCAAGAATTGCGATTTGCCCCGAATCAATATTTGGTACTGGCCCCAGGGTACAATTAgcggcagggtgtcggaacgaaatgtttttcgtttcggttttagtttcgttccaccgcaaaaaaagTTTCGTTCCGTTTTTGTTCcgggacgcaaaaaaaaaatattccgtaacggttcataacgttttttttttgtatgcaaaaattttaagttaaggtaatcataaagaacattggatttgtgatgtagttacttgccctcctcttaggaaagtgggacaaagtaaaacacgttcttcagagaagcagaagtaactgtaccacgaattcctaccaactaacacaaaccagtattaatttcaaagtcatagtacttattttctcaaaaaacaaatacgaattttttagtgggttCAATGCTTTGTGTGAAGGGAGTGAGCaagatctcagaagcagcacgtcattgagtgtaatCTGAtattggggcaataatacaagttcacatacaaggtacccactacgccataaatcatcccaatttttctaATGTAGAGAAgtttccactatgccatttttcgtcattcttcagagtctcgtggtacacgctatacacatctgtaaggcattatgtgcactttgtgctgagactgatgatgataaagaattatggctgagcactttgcagtgggtgggaagcagtgttgcagaATGGGCG
It encodes the following:
- the LOC119405863 gene encoding uncharacterized protein K02A2.6-like; this translates as MVTVVKGDKVRICLDPTSLNQAILRENYPMPTLDDVAPRLAGAKFFSTLDAASGFWQIRLSESSSKRCTMSTPYGRYRFLRMPFGIASAPEIFRAAMHRVLEGLSGVAVVMDDILVWGRTKDEHDRSLKLVLSRCQQHNLRLNTKKSAFLQPEVRYLGHILTTEGLRLDSERVQDILGMPEPTNASEARLKSILAATNNDAVLSKLREYALTSWPDNKHEVPEAIRPYWSYQEEIHTQDGLLFRSNKVIIPSSMKAEILALLHVAHPGADKMKARARSVIFWPCLASDIEQFCRNCKMCQKHQPRNAKMPLLSHEIPNLPWEAVGMDLFFYGGRQFAIIVDFYSFFFEIKEFRHTTANQLKSWCTELFSVHGLPLKLCSDNGPPFNSTEFKDFLYRLGIPPVTSSPYHPRSNGMTERAVQEAKKLLKKCSLKTPDFHKALLEWRNTPRDSILKSPVQRLMGRQTRTLLPVPASHLVPETVPNRAVHNRLQEIRQRQRIYYNRRSRNLPPLSPGQRVTTYDTHERTWTPAVFLRPAETPRSVVVKTEEGQEIRRTREHLRDAPTHTEESPRDGSERLEDAQPAQELRRSTRTRREPSRYPQPERAV